From Bacillus basilensis, a single genomic window includes:
- a CDS encoding metalloregulator ArsR/SmtB family transcription factor, with protein sequence MAGNKVETPQETCSQTIIHEEVVDQVKQTIPTDDSLSKVAELFKVLGDRTRTRILHALFEAEMCVCDLAYLLGMTQSSISHQLRVLKQAKLVKNRKEGKVVYYSLADQHVIHIFEQAFEHVNEEE encoded by the coding sequence ATGGCTGGAAATAAAGTAGAAACACCACAAGAGACATGTTCTCAAACGATAATCCATGAAGAAGTTGTGGATCAAGTAAAACAAACAATTCCAACTGATGACAGTTTAAGTAAAGTAGCAGAATTATTTAAAGTATTAGGCGATCGTACACGTACGAGAATATTACATGCATTATTTGAAGCTGAAATGTGTGTTTGTGATTTAGCTTATTTATTAGGAATGACACAATCATCTATTTCACATCAGCTTCGTGTGTTAAAGCAAGCGAAACTTGTAAAGAATCGTAAAGAAGGAAAGGTCGTTTATTATTCGTTAGCTGACCAGCACGTAATTCATATCTTCGAGCAAGCGTTTGAACATGTAAACGAGGAAGAATAA